A window of Streptomyces sp. NBC_01689 genomic DNA:
CGGCGGCGGACTCACCGTCGAGGTCGTGGCGAGTCTGCACAGCCGCAACAAGAACCATTCCTACTTCGCCCCCGGCACGCTCCACGCGCCGCCCGCGAACCCCCCGCGGACCATCTCGGACCTGCCCGAGGGCGACACGCTCGCCTTCCTGGTGACGGCGGGCGACGGTGGCCCGTCGGCGTTCCTGATGGGCGCCAGCGACTTCTGCGAACGGCAGGCGCGGGGGCTGCGCCCCGACCTCGCCATGGTGGCGGTGCCGGCCGGCAACGCCACCCACGACTACGTGCCCCGGCTGCTGCGGGCCCTGGACGGGCCCGAGGTCGTGGTGCCGGTGCACTGGGACAACTTCGAGGAGCCGTTGACCGAACCCCCGCACCGCGACCCGTCGATGGACCTGGACGGGTTCGTCGCCCGGGTGCGGCGGTCGTCCCCGGCGAGCCGGATCGTCGTCCCGGACTACCGCACGGTGTACGGGGCCGACATGCGGCCACTGGGCTGACCGGGGACGGCACGGCGCCCCGGGCCCTTCCGGACACGGGGCACTCGCCGACGTCCGGCCGGGCATCGGGGCGCTCGCCGCCGCCCTGTCAGGAACCGAGGCACTCGCTGTTGTCGCCGCCCGGCCGGCACTGCGCCCCCGGGACGCTGTGGCCGGGGCCCGGCGGGAGCGCGCCGCCGCCGTGGTGCCGGGCGCTCACACCGGCCACGGCGCCGAGCACGAGGGCGAGCCCGGCGAGTGTCTGCACCCAGGTCGTGACGACGGCCCCGCCGCGACGCGCCACGACCGCCGAGACCAGCACGAACGCGCCGACGACCGAGACGTACAGGGCCGGCCTGACGGCGCTGACGTTCTGCGGCCCGGCCCCCGTGTCGAAGAACGCGTACCCGGCCGCGTCCAGGCCGGACACGAGCGCGACGACCGCGGCGACGGCGTCCAGGACGAGGAGGACGACGGCGAGGGTGACATCGGCGAACGGGCCGGCCCGCCGCGCTGACTCCGGGGAACGCGTCATGCGCCAAGCCTCGCGCCGCGGAGCCTCCGGAGCCTGAGCGGAAGTACCCACGTCGCGCCTGAGTAGGCGCCGGCCGTCACGGCTCGATGAGCCCCGCGCGGATCGCGTACCGGGTGAGTTCCAGGCGATCGCGCATGCCGAGCTTCTGCAGGAGGTTCGCCCGGTGACTCTCCACGGTCTTGGCGCTGATGAACAGCAGCTCGCCGATCTCCTTCGTCGTGTGCCCTTCGGCGACCAGCTTGAGCACCTCCTCCTCCCGGTCGGTGACGGCCCGCGCGGGCAGCCCCTCACCACGGCGCAGCCGTTCGAGGTAGGTGCGCACGATCGCGGTCTCGGCGCCGGGATAGATGAACGGCTCGTCGCGCATCGCGGCCCGGCACGCCTCGACCAGGTCCCGGTCGGCGACCGACTTCAGCACGTACCCGCAGGCACCGGCCTTGAGCGCCTCGAAGAAGTACTGCTCGTTGTCGTACATCGTCAGGATGAGAATGCGCAGGTCGGGCCGGCGCCGGGAGAGTTCGCGGGCCGCCTGCAGACCGGTCATGCGGGGCATCGCGACGTCGAGGACGGCGAGGTCCACCTCCGTCTCGCGGGCCAGGGCGACGGCCTCGGCGCCGTCTCCGGCCTCCGCCACCACGCTCAGGTCGGGTTCGGCGTCGAGGATGAGCCGCACACCGCGGCGGACGAGTGTGTGGTCGTCGGCGAGCAGGACCTGCGTGGGCCTCCCGGCGGGTGCGGACGTCATCGGTCTCCCTCGGAAACGGTGGGGGTGTCGGTGGGGGCCGGGGTGGGAGCCGCGGCCCCGGCGGTGGCCGTCGCCGGCCCGGTGCGGGGCGCGGCGCCGGTGGGGGTCGCGGCGCCGGTGGACGTGGCGGCCGGCAGCTGCCGCAGCGACCCGCCCACCGTCGTGAGACGCAGTCGCACGTCGGTGCCCCGCCCGGGTGCGGGCCCGAGCGAGAACGCGGCGCCGACCAGCAGCGCCCGCTCCCGCATTCCGGTGATGCCCGCTCCCTCCCGCACCCGGCCCGGTCCCCTGCCGTTGTCCCGTACGAGGAGTTCGACGCCGTCCGGGACGCGCCGCAGCCGGAGTTCGGCCCGGTCGGCGCCCGCGTGCCGGGCGGTGTTGGTCAGCCCCTCCTGCGCCACCCGGTAGACCACGAGTTCGGCCTCCTCGTTCAGCGGCGGCAGATCGGCGTCGAGGTGATGGGCCACGGACAGTCCGTGGGTGGTGAACTCACCCGTGAGGGAGCGCAGCGCGCTGTGCAGTCCGAGCTCCTCCAGCACACCCGGGCGCAGCCGGCGGGCGATGCGGCGGATCTCGTCGAGGCTGCCGCGAACGGCCTCCTGCGTCTGGCCCACCTCGTCCCTCAGCTCCCCGGGCACCCGGTCGGCGACCCGCTTGAGCTGCAGCAGGACGGCGGTCAGGGTCTGGCCGACCTCGTCGTGGAGCTCTTGCGAGACGCGTCGGCGTTCGCCCTCCTGCGCGGACAGCGCGCGGGCCGAACTGGTGGCGCGCTCGGTCTCCAGCCGGTCGAGCATGGTGTTGTACGTCGTGATCAGCTCGGCCACCTCCGCCGGACCCGTGACGGGTGCCCGGGCTCCGGGGTGGGTGAGGTCGGCGGCGGCCATGGCGCGGCCCAGCCGTTGCAGCGGGGCGAGGCCGATCCGCAGGACGAACCCGTTGACGACGAGCATCAGGGCGAGTCCCAGCACGACGACGAGCGCCTCGCCGGGGAGGATCGGCGTCGAGACGGTGACCGGCCCCAGCAGCAGCGCGGTCGCCACGGTCAGGCCCGCGGCGTTGAGCAGGAAGATCCGCCGGAACAGTGACACGTTCCCCTGTCCGTCCCTTCCGGTCGGCTTCTTCCCGGCCGCCTCCGCGTGCCCCGCGGCGGGCGTCCCGTCCTCCCCGACCGGCGTCCGTGCCACCGCCCCCAACAGCCTCGCAACAGCCGGGCGGCCCTGTCCATCCGTGCCAGCACCCATGTCGCAACGGTACGGCGAGATGGCAGCATGACCGTTTTGGGTGGGCTTTTTCGCGGGCCGTACCGTGCCGACGCGCACGGCGGATCCGGCGTGCCCACTCCCGGCCGGACGGCTTCGCCGCGGACAGCTGCGGCGCCGCCGGACACGACGTGCGGGGCCACGACGCGCACGGCCACGACGTAGCGGCCACGGCGCGGACGGCTGCAGCACGGACCGCTGTGACGCATCCGACAGCGATGCCGGGCCGGCTCGGTCCGGATCGGTCCGGGCCGGATCAGGAAGACCAGCGACGAGCAAGGGGAGAATCATGTCGGCTCCACGCCTGCGGGCGACGCCACTGCCGGGTATCGGGGTGCAGTACGACCTCGTGACCCGAGAACAGCGCCACCTGTCCGTGGTGGCGCACCGCGACGGCGCACGCACGGTCAGCGTGTACCAGGCCGACGACCCGGACTCCTGCGCGCAGTCGCTGCGGCTGTCGAGCGGTGAGGCCGCCTCCCTGATCAACGCCCTGAAGCCGTCCCCGCACAGCCCGAGCCTGCTGTACACCACCGACCTGGGGCTGATCGCCGAGCGCATCGAGATCGCCGCGACGTCGTGGTGGAACGGGCGGGTGCTGGGCGAGACCCGGATGCGCACCGAGACCGGCGCCTCGATCGTGGCGGTGCTGCGCCGGGCCGAGGCGATCCCCTCCCCCACCCCGGACTTCCGGCTGGCGGGCGGGGACATCCTGATCGTCGTCGGGACCCGTGAGGGCGTCGACGGCGCCGCGACGATCCTGGGACGGGAGTGAGCGCGTGCACTCTGCTGTCCTGCTGATCGAGTTCGGCGCCATCATCCTCTGTCTCGGGCTGCTCGGCCGGGCCGCGGCCCGGCTGCGGTTCTCGCCCATCCCGCTCTATCTGCTCGCCGGTCTCGCCTTCGGCGAGGGCGGGCTGCTCCCGCTCGGCGCGAGCGAGGAGTTCGTCGCCACCGGCGCCGAGATCGGTGTCATCCTGCTGCTGCTCATGCTCGGCCTGGAGTACACGGCGAGCGATCTGGTCTCGAACCTCAAGGCCCACTATCCGTCGGGGCTGGTCGACTTCACGCTCAACGCGCTGCCGGGTGCCGCCGCCGCACTCCTGATGGGCTGGGGCCCGGTGGCCGCAGTGGTCCTGGCGGGGGTCACCTGGATCTCGTCGTCCGGGGTGATCGCCAAGGTGCTGGGCGACCTGGGGCGGGTCGGCAACCGGGAGACCCCGGTCATCCTGAGCATCCTGGTCCTGGAGGACCTGGCGATGGCGGTCTACCTGCCCATCGTCACCGCGCTGGTGGCCGGGGTGGGGCTGGCCGCCGGAAGCGTGACGCTGGCGATCGCGCTGGGGGCCGCGGGACTCGTCCTGTTCGTGGCCGTCCGCTACGGCCGGGTCATCTCCCGCTTCGTCTCCAGCGACGATCCGGAGAAACTGCTGCTGGTCGTCCTGGGGCTGACGATCCTCGTCGCGGGCCTCGCACAGCAGCTCCAGGTGTCCGCGGCGGTCGGGGCGTTCCTGGTGGGCATCGCCCTGTCCGGGGAGGTCGCGGAAGGGGCGCACACGCTGCTGAGCCCTCTGCGGGACCTGTTCGCGGCCATCTTCTTCGTCTTCTTCGGGCTGCACACCGACCCGGCGAGCATTCCGCCCGTGCTGCTGCCCGCGCTGGCACTGGCCGTGGTGACGGCGCTGACGAAGATCGCGACCGGATACTGGGCCGCGCGGCGGGCCGGCATCTCCGTGAAGGGCCGCTGGCGGGCGGGGGGCGCACTGGTCGCGCGCGGCGAGTTCTCGATCGTGATCGCCGGGCTCGCGGTCACCGCCGGCATCGAGCCGTCGCTCGGCCCGCTGGCCACGGCCTACGTGCTGATCCTGGTCGTCCTCGGCCCGCTCACCGCCCGCTACACCCAGCCGCTCGCGGCACGCCTGACCGCGCGGTTCGGCGGCGGCCCCCGGCGCGCGGACGTCACCGGCCGGTTCGCCGGGGCGGAGGCGCGAACGACACCGGGGGCGGAGGTGGAGCGCCCGGACGACGTACGCCGTCAGACGACCGTCGCGGACTGAGTGGTGTCCGGTCCGGGAGCCGCCCCTCATGGAGCGGCTCCCGGACCGGACCCGCCCCATCCCGGTCGGAGCCGCCCCTCCCCGGACGGAGCGCGTCACGATCCGCGCGGGACGGTCCCGCTCCGGCAGGAACCGAGACCGGACCCGGGCGGGGTCCCCACCCTCACCCCCGCGGGAGCCCAGACCGGAACCACGGTCCCTCGCCCCGGTGGGAGCCGCGTCCGGGACCGGGTACGACGGCCCCGGTCCGACAGCACCCGGCACCCGGCCCTGGCACCGGCACCGGCACCGGCACCGGCACCGGCCGGGATCTCACGCCCCCGCGCCGCGCCATCCCTGCCCGCGCAGCACCGCCGTCACG
This region includes:
- a CDS encoding response regulator transcription factor, producing MTSAPAGRPTQVLLADDHTLVRRGVRLILDAEPDLSVVAEAGDGAEAVALARETEVDLAVLDVAMPRMTGLQAARELSRRRPDLRILILTMYDNEQYFFEALKAGACGYVLKSVADRDLVEACRAAMRDEPFIYPGAETAIVRTYLERLRRGEGLPARAVTDREEEVLKLVAEGHTTKEIGELLFISAKTVESHRANLLQKLGMRDRLELTRYAIRAGLIEP
- a CDS encoding cation:proton antiporter, whose protein sequence is MHSAVLLIEFGAIILCLGLLGRAAARLRFSPIPLYLLAGLAFGEGGLLPLGASEEFVATGAEIGVILLLLMLGLEYTASDLVSNLKAHYPSGLVDFTLNALPGAAAALLMGWGPVAAVVLAGVTWISSSGVIAKVLGDLGRVGNRETPVILSILVLEDLAMAVYLPIVTALVAGVGLAAGSVTLAIALGAAGLVLFVAVRYGRVISRFVSSDDPEKLLLVVLGLTILVAGLAQQLQVSAAVGAFLVGIALSGEVAEGAHTLLSPLRDLFAAIFFVFFGLHTDPASIPPVLLPALALAVVTALTKIATGYWAARRAGISVKGRWRAGGALVARGEFSIVIAGLAVTAGIEPSLGPLATAYVLILVVLGPLTARYTQPLAARLTARFGGGPRRADVTGRFAGAEARTTPGAEVERPDDVRRQTTVAD
- a CDS encoding DUF6234 family protein → MTRSPESARRAGPFADVTLAVVLLVLDAVAAVVALVSGLDAAGYAFFDTGAGPQNVSAVRPALYVSVVGAFVLVSAVVARRGGAVVTTWVQTLAGLALVLGAVAGVSARHHGGGALPPGPGHSVPGAQCRPGGDNSECLGS
- a CDS encoding HAMP domain-containing sensor histidine kinase, whose product is MSLFRRIFLLNAAGLTVATALLLGPVTVSTPILPGEALVVVLGLALMLVVNGFVLRIGLAPLQRLGRAMAAADLTHPGARAPVTGPAEVAELITTYNTMLDRLETERATSSARALSAQEGERRRVSQELHDEVGQTLTAVLLQLKRVADRVPGELRDEVGQTQEAVRGSLDEIRRIARRLRPGVLEELGLHSALRSLTGEFTTHGLSVAHHLDADLPPLNEEAELVVYRVAQEGLTNTARHAGADRAELRLRRVPDGVELLVRDNGRGPGRVREGAGITGMRERALLVGAAFSLGPAPGRGTDVRLRLTTVGGSLRQLPAATSTGAATPTGAAPRTGPATATAGAAAPTPAPTDTPTVSEGDR
- a CDS encoding cation:proton antiporter regulatory subunit, coding for MSAPRLRATPLPGIGVQYDLVTREQRHLSVVAHRDGARTVSVYQADDPDSCAQSLRLSSGEAASLINALKPSPHSPSLLYTTDLGLIAERIEIAATSWWNGRVLGETRMRTETGASIVAVLRRAEAIPSPTPDFRLAGGDILIVVGTREGVDGAATILGRE